In Dehalococcoidia bacterium, the following proteins share a genomic window:
- a CDS encoding NAD-dependent epimerase/dehydratase family protein, giving the protein MKALVTGATGYLGSHIVERLLEQGHEVRALARKTSDIRHLKTTGAEIVFHDIEDYDSLVPAVDGVDVVFHAAARVMPGWGVWEDFENCIVRGTENMLKASAEAKVSRFLYVSSVTVMGRAALVDTPAAETAPYDLEFNRDTYYDWAKMKGEQLAIDYHKQGRLPVTVVRPGMVYGTRCRLLTDRVFRYTKMPIGVWPGRENARTALVYVTDVADCIILAATNEKAVGQVYNVASPEEGRFRDLIAAMCRAAGKPVPLLTIPVSLLYATAGVLELWARLWRNRNLPFLTRSDVRFLREGMHVDGSKAMRELGWEPKVSLEEGCRHYVQWRQDQKRK; this is encoded by the coding sequence TTGAAGGCGCTGGTTACTGGTGCTACGGGATATTTGGGGAGCCATATTGTTGAACGCTTGCTAGAGCAGGGACATGAGGTGCGTGCCCTGGCCCGCAAGACATCCGACATACGTCACTTAAAGACCACCGGGGCTGAGATCGTCTTCCACGACATTGAGGATTACGATAGCCTCGTCCCTGCGGTCGACGGGGTGGATGTGGTTTTCCATGCTGCGGCTAGGGTGATGCCGGGATGGGGGGTGTGGGAGGATTTCGAGAATTGCATCGTTAGGGGCACCGAGAATATGCTTAAAGCCAGCGCCGAGGCCAAGGTCTCTCGCTTTTTGTATGTCAGCTCCGTCACCGTGATGGGCAGGGCGGCTTTGGTCGATACCCCTGCAGCCGAGACCGCACCATACGACCTTGAATTCAATCGCGACACCTACTATGACTGGGCCAAGATGAAGGGCGAGCAGTTGGCTATCGACTACCACAAACAGGGCAGGCTCCCGGTCACCGTGGTCCGCCCGGGTATGGTTTATGGGACCCGTTGCCGACTCCTCACCGACCGGGTCTTCCGTTACACCAAAATGCCTATCGGGGTGTGGCCGGGAAGGGAGAATGCCAGAACGGCTCTGGTATACGTAACCGATGTTGCCGATTGTATCATTCTGGCAGCCACTAATGAGAAGGCTGTTGGTCAGGTCTACAACGTCGCCTCCCCAGAGGAGGGTCGGTTTCGAGACCTCATCGCTGCCATGTGCCGGGCCGCGGGCAAACCAGTGCCCCTGCTGACCATTCCCGTAAGTTTGCTCTACGCCACGGCTGGGGTGCTGGAGTTGTGGGCCAGGCTGTGGCGAAACAGGAACCTCCCGTTTCTCACCCGCTCCGATGTGCGGTTTCTCCGCGAGGGGATGCACGTTGATGGCTCCAAAGCCATGAGGGAGCTGGGGTGGGAGCCCAAGGTCTCATTGGAGGAGGGTTGTCGGCACTACGTCCAGTGGCGGCAGGATCAGAAAAGGAAATGA
- a CDS encoding aldehyde ferredoxin oxidoreductase family protein, protein MGTHRGKILDVNLSTGAVKTTKMEEDVLRKFIGGSGLAAKLFFDRVPPDVEPLSDKNVLFLIAGPLSGTNFPTSSRLVAAFKSPQTGIWGQASAGGSFAAEMKKAGYDGIAISGASSKPVYLVIEDDKVEIKDAADLWGKDCYETTDILKERHGAKADMLEIGTAGENLVKFASVLNGKWGFIGRCGGGAVMGSKKLKAVVIRGTGKVEPAFPEEYAKIRKTVLKKIKESVQTQFINSAGTAVAIEVNAFTGVLPVKNFTVGDGSAFGPKLTGTVITAQYLIKPHACITCPIACKRTVRVAEGPYAIEEGPGPQYETVSALGNLLMIDDLAAVLKMGETANRYGVDTISCGGTIAFAMECFEKGIITSKDLDGGQLRWGNPDDVLAIMEKIAKRQGFGDVLAEGSRSAAKKIGKNAEDYTVEIKGLELPQYDPRGAHGHGLSFMTSNRGACHVASTIGSVENNWVSTWSDVGITSGYDPKADEGKGELNVTCESLDMLSNSSTLCRFSLMAMAITDLAEALKAATGFDYDLDEIMECGERIWMLQRGLNNLMGVTAADDRMPKRILTPHTDGLAAGSVPNVELMLKDYYKARGLDANGRPLKEKLNSLGLSDLAAKLHK, encoded by the coding sequence ATGGGAACCCATAGAGGAAAGATCCTGGATGTCAATTTAAGCACCGGAGCCGTCAAGACCACGAAAATGGAAGAGGATGTGCTGCGAAAATTCATCGGGGGCAGTGGGTTGGCGGCCAAACTGTTTTTTGACCGCGTTCCCCCAGATGTTGAGCCATTGTCCGATAAGAACGTACTCTTTCTGATAGCTGGTCCGCTGTCAGGGACTAACTTTCCCACATCGTCACGCCTTGTGGCAGCCTTCAAATCACCTCAGACCGGCATCTGGGGGCAGGCCTCAGCTGGAGGTAGCTTTGCTGCCGAGATGAAAAAGGCAGGCTACGACGGAATCGCGATATCAGGTGCCTCAAGCAAGCCTGTCTACCTGGTGATTGAGGATGACAAGGTGGAGATCAAAGACGCCGCCGACCTTTGGGGCAAGGACTGTTACGAAACGACCGACATCCTCAAAGAGCGGCACGGGGCGAAGGCGGACATGCTGGAGATTGGTACGGCGGGTGAGAACCTGGTGAAGTTCGCCAGCGTATTGAACGGCAAGTGGGGCTTCATCGGCCGCTGCGGTGGGGGAGCGGTGATGGGCTCCAAGAAGCTGAAGGCGGTCGTCATCCGTGGCACCGGTAAGGTTGAGCCGGCTTTCCCCGAGGAGTATGCCAAAATACGTAAGACCGTTCTGAAAAAGATCAAGGAGAGCGTCCAAACGCAGTTCATTAATTCTGCCGGCACAGCCGTGGCTATAGAGGTTAACGCCTTTACCGGTGTCCTGCCGGTGAAGAACTTCACCGTGGGGGACGGTAGTGCCTTTGGGCCCAAGCTAACTGGCACCGTTATTACTGCACAGTATCTGATCAAGCCACATGCCTGCATAACCTGCCCCATTGCGTGCAAGAGAACTGTCAGGGTAGCAGAGGGACCCTACGCGATAGAGGAAGGGCCCGGACCTCAGTATGAGACAGTCTCTGCACTTGGAAACCTCCTCATGATTGACGACCTGGCCGCGGTACTCAAGATGGGCGAGACGGCTAATAGATACGGCGTGGACACCATTAGCTGCGGCGGTACCATCGCCTTTGCTATGGAGTGCTTTGAGAAAGGCATTATCACCTCTAAGGATCTCGATGGTGGCCAGTTGAGATGGGGAAATCCGGATGATGTTCTGGCAATAATGGAAAAGATCGCCAAACGCCAGGGCTTCGGCGACGTGCTGGCGGAGGGCAGCCGAAGCGCTGCCAAGAAGATCGGCAAGAATGCAGAGGACTATACAGTAGAGATCAAGGGTCTTGAGTTACCTCAGTACGACCCTCGGGGGGCCCACGGACATGGCCTGAGTTTCATGACGTCAAACCGTGGTGCCTGTCACGTCGCATCTACCATAGGCTCGGTCGAAAATAACTGGGTATCCACCTGGTCAGATGTTGGTATAACTAGCGGATATGATCCCAAGGCGGACGAGGGCAAAGGTGAGTTGAACGTTACATGCGAAAGCCTGGACATGTTATCAAATTCATCGACGCTGTGCCGATTCTCGCTCATGGCCATGGCTATTACCGATCTGGCCGAGGCGCTGAAGGCTGCCACCGGCTTTGACTACGACCTCGACGAGATCATGGAATGCGGCGAACGAATCTGGATGCTACAAAGAGGTCTAAACAACCTCATGGGCGTCACGGCTGCGGATGACCGAATGCCCAAGCGAATTCTGACTCCTCACACTGATGGTCTGGCTGCGGGCTCGGTGCCCAACGTAGAACTCATGCTCAAGGATTACTACAAGGCAAGGGGACTGGATGCCAACGGTCGTCCATTGAAGGAGAAGCTAAACAGTTTGGGGCTGTCCGATCTTGCTGCGAAGCTTCATAAGTAG
- a CDS encoding OB-fold domain-containing protein: MVGITSYGAYIPWHRIDRQNFLKAWGGFAMPGEKAVASYDEDSLTMSVEAAIDCLRDTDPHTVDGLFFATTTSPYKEKQCSALIAMPLDMRKDIRTADITTSLRSGTTAVGLACDTIKAGTASSILVTVADSRMAAPGGMMEQGLGDGAAALLLGKDNVIAEIQESYSISDELAGTWRSESDTFVRSWEDRMILDEGYSKLLPEAISGLMKKCGLSPGDFAKAVFDPSGDVRRHGRAAAALGFDPSQLQDPLSVFMNVGITGCAMAPMMLVSALEEAKPGDKILFAGYGNGVDAFLLEVTDAIEKLGERRGMKSHLESKHMLENYNDYLRWRELVPLEMARRPEKQHIRLSAIWRERRVLLGLWGVKCRRCGTPQYDNGAMSTSPIRVCAECQAQDDFEDYNFAGRKAKVFSFTHDQLAQVADPPASVVLIDFEGGGRAFFDLTDRDPDKIEVGMEVEMTFRKMQFDRGITNYFWKARPIRC, from the coding sequence ATGGTTGGGATAACATCGTATGGTGCCTACATCCCGTGGCACCGGATAGACCGGCAGAATTTCCTTAAAGCCTGGGGGGGCTTTGCCATGCCCGGAGAGAAGGCGGTGGCCAGCTACGATGAGGATAGCCTGACCATGTCTGTAGAGGCAGCCATAGACTGCCTGAGAGACACAGACCCGCATACGGTGGACGGTCTCTTTTTCGCCACTACCACCTCCCCCTACAAGGAGAAGCAGTGCTCGGCCTTGATAGCTATGCCACTGGACATGCGTAAGGATATCCGGACTGCCGATATAACTACCTCGCTGCGCTCGGGTACAACCGCCGTGGGACTGGCTTGTGATACTATTAAAGCCGGTACGGCAAGCAGCATCCTGGTAACCGTGGCTGACAGCCGCATGGCGGCCCCGGGCGGCATGATGGAGCAGGGCCTGGGTGACGGCGCTGCTGCCCTTCTTCTGGGTAAGGATAATGTCATTGCCGAGATTCAGGAGTCCTATTCTATCTCTGATGAGCTGGCGGGGACGTGGCGGTCTGAGAGCGATACCTTCGTGCGCTCGTGGGAAGACCGTATGATACTGGACGAGGGCTATTCCAAGCTTCTCCCCGAGGCCATATCCGGACTGATGAAGAAGTGTGGTCTCTCGCCTGGAGACTTCGCCAAGGCGGTTTTCGATCCCTCCGGCGATGTGAGAAGGCACGGGCGGGCAGCGGCGGCGCTGGGGTTCGACCCCTCTCAGCTCCAGGACCCGCTCAGCGTGTTTATGAATGTGGGTATCACCGGCTGTGCAATGGCCCCGATGATGCTGGTAAGTGCTCTGGAAGAGGCTAAGCCTGGAGATAAGATACTCTTTGCCGGCTATGGAAACGGTGTAGACGCATTCCTCCTGGAGGTAACCGATGCCATAGAGAAGCTTGGGGAGCGCCGCGGGATGAAAAGCCATTTGGAGTCTAAGCACATGCTGGAAAACTATAACGACTATCTGCGCTGGCGCGAGCTGGTTCCTCTGGAGATGGCGAGGAGGCCCGAAAAGCAGCACATCCGCTTATCGGCCATATGGCGGGAGAGGAGGGTGCTGCTGGGACTCTGGGGCGTCAAGTGCAGGCGCTGCGGCACCCCGCAGTATGACAACGGTGCCATGAGCACGTCACCCATCCGCGTGTGTGCCGAGTGCCAGGCTCAGGATGATTTTGAGGACTATAACTTTGCCGGGAGGAAAGCCAAGGTCTTCAGCTTCACCCATGATCAACTGGCCCAGGTCGCCGATCCCCCCGCATCAGTTGTGCTGATCGACTTTGAGGGCGGTGGTAGGGCTTTCTTCGATCTCACCGACCGGGACCCGGACAAGATTGAGGTGGGGATGGAGGTGGAGATGACCTTCAGGAAGATGCAATTCGATCGGGGTATCACCAACTATTTCTGGAAGGCCAGGCCGATAAGGTGTTAA